Part of the Pseudodesulfovibrio mercurii genome is shown below.
GGTCATGGACAACATCTGGGACCCGCACAACGTCTCGGCGGTGCTCAGGAGCTGCGACGCCTTCGGCGTGGCCGGGGTCCATCTCTACTACACCGACTCCCAGTGGCCGGACCTGGCCCTGAAGAGTTCGGGCTCGGCCACAAAGTGGGTCGAGCGCACCGAGCACGTGGACGCGGCCGAGATGGTCGCCGAACTCAAGGGGCGGGGCATGCGCGTTCTCAGGACGGGGTTCTCGGACTCGGCCCGGCCGGTCATGGACTTCGACTTCACCAAGCCCACGGCGATCATCCTGAGCAACGAGCACCGGGGCACGTCCCCGGATCTGGCCGCCCTGGTTCCGGACGAGATATACATCCCCATGCAGGGCATGGTGCAGAGCTTCAACGTGTCGGTGGCCGCGGCCATCATTTTGTACCAGGCGTTCACCCAGCGGGACGCCGCAGGCATGTACGACGAACCCTCCTTCTCGCGGGAGGAACTGGAATCGCTCAAACCCCAATGGTATATGAGGTAAGGAGACTGTCATGCAAGAATTGCTCAAGGTCCTGCGTTCCGGCGGCATCGTCATCTACCCCACGGAGACGCTCTACGCGCTGGGCTGCGACGCCACCAGCGAGGCGGCCTGCAACCGCGTGGCCGAGGTCAAAGGGCGTTCCGAGGAGCGGCCCCTGCCCCTGATCATCGGGGGCATGGACATGCTCGACCTGGTCACCGGCGAAAAGACCCGCTCCCTGCTCGACCTGGCGGGCGCGTTCTGGCCCGGCCCGCTGTCCATCCTGGTCAAGGCCCTGCCCGACCTGCCCGCCTGGCTGTCCGACGACGAGGGTTACACTTCGGTTCGCTGGTCCGGCCATCCCTTCGCCTCCGAACTGTCCCGCCGGTTCCGCAAGCCCATCGTGGCCACCAGCGCGAACCTGTCGGGCAAGCCCCCGGCGGCCCTGCCCGAGGACATCGATCCCGCGCTCCTGGAGATGGTCGACGGCTCCTACTTCGATCCGCCGTGGCCGCGCGGGCACAAGGCCTCCACCGTGGTCCGCCTGCTCGGTTCGAGCAAGCTCGAGATCATCCGCGAGGGCGAGATATCCATCAAGAAACTGTGCGACAAGGGGTTCTCCGTGGCCGTGCGCAACGCCTGATCCCGCGCGGCGGGTCAAAATACTTGAACCCGCATACACGGGAAATGGACCGTTCCCGGTCCGAGGTAAAAAATCTTGTACCCCTTTCAGGGCGCAGGATTTTTTCTTTGTCCGACGTAGTCTTGCAACACATTGATTTAATTATGTTTTATTGAAAAATCCGCATCTGTCGGCCCGATGGCACGGGGGTTGCTATATCCAAAGCAACTTCTTCCTTTTTTTGCACACGAGAAAGCCAAGGCTTCACCGGACGGTCCGATGAAGCCTTTCTCGTATGGTCTGTGCTTTGCAAATATTCCAAGTAAAAACAGCATGTTGTTTGATCGCTGCCGACACTTCTTCGCGCATGGGCCACGGCTCGCGGCGAGGGAGTTCGCGCCCGGCGGCGTGGCGGCGGGGTAAAAAAAGTGGAATCGCGCTGGTCGGGGTTTGACTTCGTGACCGGGTTTGGGAACAGTCCGGTCTGGAACCAGCCAAGGAGCGAGTCATGGGCAGAGTTCGGACCTGCCCCCACTGCGGGGGCGAGATCGAGGTGTATCGGAATCCCACCCCCACGGTGGACGTGGTCATCGTCATGGACCTGACTGGGGGCGGGCGGGGCGTGGTTCTCATCAAGCGGCGCAATCCGCCCTTGGGCTGGGCGTTGCCCGGCGGGTTCGTGGACTACGGCGAGACCTGCGAGCAGGCCGCCGTGCGCGAGATGAAGGAGGAGACCGGGCTCGACGTGCGCTTGACCGGGCTGCTCGGGGTCTACTCGGACCCGAACCGCGACCCGCGCGGCCACACCATGAGCGTGGTCTACACCGGCGAGCCCGTGGACCCGGCAAGGCTCATGGCGGGCGACGACGCGGCCGACGCCTCGGTCTTTCCCATGGGGCAATGGCCCGAGCTGGCCTTCGACCACGCCAAGATCCTGGCGGACTTCCTCGCCAACGCCAAGGCCCGGGGCAAGGGCTGTCCGGACGCGCATTGACTTGGACCTGGGCCGGGCGTAGCCTTTAGGAACCGGACATCTTCCGGACAGACCGCATCCAAGGTGAGACGATCATGCGAACCCTATGCATTACCCTCGGTGATCCCTGCGGCCTCGGGCCCGAACTGGTGACCCGCCATTTTCTGGAGCGCGGCGACGAAGGGGACCGTTTCCTGCTCATCGGCCCGGCCCCGGCCCTTGACCGTGAACTGGCCCGGCTGGGCGCGCCCCGTTTCTTCTCCTCCCTGGACAGCCTGGACGCCATCGCCGACAAGAAGCCCGGCGTGTACATCCACCAGCCGCCCGAACTGGCCGACGTGACTTTCCCGCCCGGCGAGGCGTGCTGCGAGGGCGGCCTGTGCGCGGGCGTCAGCCTGGACGCGGCCGTCACGGCCCTCAAGTCCGGCCTGGCCCAGGGACTGCTGACCTGCCCCCTGAACAAGGCCATGCTCAACGCCGCCGGGTTCGACTTCCCCGGCCACACGGAATTTCTCGCCGAAAAGCTCGGCGTGGGCCGCGACAACGTGTGCATGTACCTGTGCGGCCACGACCCGGACGACCCCTCGCCCAAGCTGCGCGTCTCGCTCGTGACCACCCACCCGCGCCTGCGCGACGTGCCCGGCCTGATCACGAAGGAGCGCATCCTGCACTGCCTGCGCCTGACCGCCGGCTTCCTGACCACCCTCGGCCTGGACGGGCCCATCGGGGTCTGCGGACTGAACCCCCACGCCGGGGAGTCCGGGCGCATCGGCGACGAGGAGATCACGACCATCATTCCGGCCCTGGAACAGGCCGCCGCCGAGGGCATCCAGGCCGTGGGGCCCGTGCCGGGCGACACCATCTTCCACTTTGCGGCCAAGGGACAATATCCGGCCGTGCTGGCCATGTACCACGACCAGGGGCTGGCCCCGCTCAAGCTGCTGCACTTCAGCCGCGCCGTGAATGTCACCCTCGGCCTGCCGTACCCGCGCACCTCGCCGGACCACGGCACGGGCTACGACCTGGTGGGCACGGGCGAGGCCTCCATCGACAGCTTCCGCGCCGCCCTGGACATGCTCCGAAAACTGGTCGGCCGAACGGACTAGGCATGTTCAAACGCTACGTCCTCCTCGACCGCGACGGCACCATCATCAAGGACAAACACTACCTGCACGACCCCGAGGGCGTGGAGCTCCTGCCCCAGGCCGCCGAGGGCCTCAAGCGGCTCCAGGGCATGGGCTTCGGCCTGGCCGTGCTGACCAACCAGAGCGGCGTGGCGCGCGGCTACTACGACGAGGACGCGGTCCACGCCTGCAACCAGCGCATGGTCGACCTCCTGGCCGAACAGGGCGTGACCATCGACGGCGTGTTCTACTGCCCGCACCAGCCCCAGGACAAGTGCAACTGCCGCAAGCCCAACCCCGGCCTCATGCTCCAGGCCGCCGCCGAACTCGACTTCGACCCGGCCCATGCCTTCATGATCGGCGACAAGGCCGCCGACATCAGCCTGGGCCGCAATACCGGGGCCGCCACCATCCTCGTGCGCACCGGCAAGGGCGCGGCCCAGGAAGCCAAATGCGGTCCCCTCGCCGACCACGTCTGCGACGACCTCTTCGCCGCCGCCCTGTACATCGAAAGTTTGTTGTAGGTTGTGCGGCGCCCAGGGGGGAAGGGGGCGAGAGGGAACCCTTTGGAAAAGGGCTTCCGTCTCGCCCCCTTCCCCCCTGGACCACCCAACCCCCACTCACCCTCCTAAACTTCTTGGTGCCGCTTAGCGGGGTGCGGGCGCCGGGAAGGGAGTTATTTGGACGAGGCCGCGAGGGGGAAAAGGTCGGGCTTTTCGCGTTCGCACGGTCTCCGCGAAGCGGCGATAAAAAGTTTGGAAGGGGAGTCCAGAGGGGAAACTTTTTCAAAAGTTTCCCCTCTGGCCGCCGGAGGCATTTCCCAACGAAAAGGGCTCCCGTCAGGGAGCCCTTTTCGTTGGGAAATGATGTCGTCGGTGTCAGCCCATTTTTTTCTGGGCGAATTTGAGCATTTTGACGGCTTCGGCGAAGTCGGGGTTGATTTCCACGGCCTTGTTGGCGGAGCTGGCCATTTTGCCCCATTTGCGCCAGTCGTAGTAGAGGCGGCCCATGTTGTAGTGCAGGTATTCGTCGTCGGTGGTCAGGGTCAGGGCCTTGAGGTAGTATTTCTCGGCGGTCTCGAAGTCCTGCATCTTGCGCAGGACCATGCCGATGCGGTTGTAGAGGTGGATGGCGTTGGGGTCGTCCTTGAGGGCGTCGTCCAACATGGCGTAGGCCTCTTTGTAGCGGCCCGCGTTGAGGTAGCGGTCGGCTATGTCGGCCTTGAGCTCGGAGTCGCCGCTGAAGGTGTGCACCAGCTGGTCGAACACGGCCTGGGCCTTGTCCCATTCCTGGGCGTCCAGGTGGGCCTGGCCCTTTTCCAGTTCGGCCCGTTTCTGGGCGTTGAGGGCCTCCAGGTCGCCCTGGACCTCCTCGTTGAGGGCCTTTTGCAGCTCCTGGAGCAGTTCGCGCATGGCGTCGAGCAGGGGACGCTCCTTGCCGGGCTCGTAGCTGATGACCAGGGGGTAGATCTTGCGCAGCTCCTTGTCGGAGTTGAGCACGTAGGTGACCTTCTGGAGGATTTCCTCGAACTCGTCGCGCTCGTTCTTCATGACCTGATTCTTGAGGAAGAGAATGAGGCCGTCGTGGACCGCCTGCACCGCGGGCATGTACTTGCCTTGCTTCAGGAGGGTGGCGACGGAGTTCAGCTTCTTGCGCGACTTGATCAGATCAGTGGACATGCGGCGTTCCCGGCTGAGGTTGGCGGGGGGTTATACCCCGGTGCTTTCCCTGACCATATCACGAAATCTCGGAAAGAAATAGCGGCTGTCGTGGGGGCCGGGCCCGGCTTCCGGGTGGTACTGGATGGCCAGGATGGGCTTCTCCCGGTGGCGGAATCCTTCCAGGGTGTTGTCGTTCAGGTTGACGTGGGTCTTTTCCAGGAAGTCGAGGCCGTCCACGTCCACGCAGAAGCCGTGGTTCTGGGAGGAGATTTCGATCTTCTCGGTCTGGAGGTCCATGACCGGGTGGTTGCAGCCGTGGTGGCCGAACTTGAGCTTATAGGTGGTCCCGCCCATGGCCAGGCCGAGGATCTGGTGGCCCAGGCAGATGCCCGCCACGGGCAGGTCCCGGCACAAATCCTTGGCCGCCTCCACGGCGGTGGTCACGGCGGCCGGGTCACCGGGGCCGTTGGACAGGAACACGGCGTCCGGGCCGAGTTCGCGCACCTGGGCGGCGGTGAAGTGGGAGGGCAGGACGATCATGTCGAAGCCCTCGGCCTCCATGAGCCGCAGGATGTTCCACTTGATGCCGAAGTCGTACACGGCCAGCTTGGGGCCGGTGCCCTTCCAGGCGAAGTCCCGGATATCGTCGATGAACGCGGGCTTTTTGCCGTCCCAGGTGTAGGCGCGGTCGCAGGACACGCGGTCGGCCAGGTTGAGGCCTTCCATGTTCTCGATGGACCGGGCCTTTTCGACCAGTTCGGCCGGGTCGGCGTCGCCCGTGGCCATGAAGCCGCGCTGGGCCCCGTTGAGGCGCAGGTGGCGGGTCAGGGCGCGGGTGTCGATGCCCTCGATGCCCATGACCCCGGCCTGGGTCAGGTAGTCGGGCAGGGACATGGTCGAGCGCCAGTTGCTCGGCTTCTTGCAGCATTCCTTGACGATGAAGCCCGCGGCCTGGACCTTGTGCGACTCCACGTCCTCGGGGTTGACCCCGTAGTTGCCGATGAGCGGGTAGGTCATGGTGACCATCTGCCCGGTGTAGGACGGGTCGGTCAGGATCTCCTGGTAGCCGGTCATGCCGGTGTTGAAGATGACCTCGCCGGAGGCTTCGCCCTGGCCGGTGAAGCTCGTCCCCTGGAAAATCGTGCCGTCTTCGAGGGCAAGGATCGCTTTCATCAATGGTTCTCCAGAATGGTCTTGACCTTGACGAGGTCCTCGGGCCTGTCCACCCCGTGGCAGGCGTGCCGCGTCTCGGTTACGTAAATATCGATGCCGTCCTCGAGCAGACGGAGCTGTTCCAGTTTCTCCCGCTGCTCCAGCGGGCTCGGGTCCAGGCTGCCGAACCGTTCCAGGGCCTCCATGCGGAAGCCGTAGAGCCCGATGTGCAGCAGGAACCCGTGCAGCTTCCCGTCGCGGTCGAACGGCACCAGCGAGCGGGAGAAATAGAGCGCGCGGCCGTCCTTTGC
Proteins encoded:
- a CDS encoding TrmH family RNA methyltransferase, with amino-acid sequence MSKQITEARKRRIDAVLARRQKDLTLVMDNIWDPHNVSAVLRSCDAFGVAGVHLYYTDSQWPDLALKSSGSATKWVERTEHVDAAEMVAELKGRGMRVLRTGFSDSARPVMDFDFTKPTAIILSNEHRGTSPDLAALVPDEIYIPMQGMVQSFNVSVAAAIILYQAFTQRDAAGMYDEPSFSREELESLKPQWYMR
- a CDS encoding L-threonylcarbamoyladenylate synthase; translation: MQELLKVLRSGGIVIYPTETLYALGCDATSEAACNRVAEVKGRSEERPLPLIIGGMDMLDLVTGEKTRSLLDLAGAFWPGPLSILVKALPDLPAWLSDDEGYTSVRWSGHPFASELSRRFRKPIVATSANLSGKPPAALPEDIDPALLEMVDGSYFDPPWPRGHKASTVVRLLGSSKLEIIREGEISIKKLCDKGFSVAVRNA
- a CDS encoding NUDIX domain-containing protein; translation: MGRVRTCPHCGGEIEVYRNPTPTVDVVIVMDLTGGGRGVVLIKRRNPPLGWALPGGFVDYGETCEQAAVREMKEETGLDVRLTGLLGVYSDPNRDPRGHTMSVVYTGEPVDPARLMAGDDAADASVFPMGQWPELAFDHAKILADFLANAKARGKGCPDAH
- the pdxA gene encoding 4-hydroxythreonine-4-phosphate dehydrogenase PdxA, whose amino-acid sequence is MRTLCITLGDPCGLGPELVTRHFLERGDEGDRFLLIGPAPALDRELARLGAPRFFSSLDSLDAIADKKPGVYIHQPPELADVTFPPGEACCEGGLCAGVSLDAAVTALKSGLAQGLLTCPLNKAMLNAAGFDFPGHTEFLAEKLGVGRDNVCMYLCGHDPDDPSPKLRVSLVTTHPRLRDVPGLITKERILHCLRLTAGFLTTLGLDGPIGVCGLNPHAGESGRIGDEEITTIIPALEQAAAEGIQAVGPVPGDTIFHFAAKGQYPAVLAMYHDQGLAPLKLLHFSRAVNVTLGLPYPRTSPDHGTGYDLVGTGEASIDSFRAALDMLRKLVGRTD
- the gmhB gene encoding D-glycero-beta-D-manno-heptose 1,7-bisphosphate 7-phosphatase; the protein is MFKRYVLLDRDGTIIKDKHYLHDPEGVELLPQAAEGLKRLQGMGFGLAVLTNQSGVARGYYDEDAVHACNQRMVDLLAEQGVTIDGVFYCPHQPQDKCNCRKPNPGLMLQAAAELDFDPAHAFMIGDKAADISLGRNTGAATILVRTGKGAAQEAKCGPLADHVCDDLFAAALYIESLL
- a CDS encoding tetratricopeptide repeat protein, translated to MSTDLIKSRKKLNSVATLLKQGKYMPAVQAVHDGLILFLKNQVMKNERDEFEEILQKVTYVLNSDKELRKIYPLVISYEPGKERPLLDAMRELLQELQKALNEEVQGDLEALNAQKRAELEKGQAHLDAQEWDKAQAVFDQLVHTFSGDSELKADIADRYLNAGRYKEAYAMLDDALKDDPNAIHLYNRIGMVLRKMQDFETAEKYYLKALTLTTDDEYLHYNMGRLYYDWRKWGKMASSANKAVEINPDFAEAVKMLKFAQKKMG
- the carA gene encoding glutamine-hydrolyzing carbamoyl-phosphate synthase small subunit, with the translated sequence MKAILALEDGTIFQGTSFTGQGEASGEVIFNTGMTGYQEILTDPSYTGQMVTMTYPLIGNYGVNPEDVESHKVQAAGFIVKECCKKPSNWRSTMSLPDYLTQAGVMGIEGIDTRALTRHLRLNGAQRGFMATGDADPAELVEKARSIENMEGLNLADRVSCDRAYTWDGKKPAFIDDIRDFAWKGTGPKLAVYDFGIKWNILRLMEAEGFDMIVLPSHFTAAQVRELGPDAVFLSNGPGDPAAVTTAVEAAKDLCRDLPVAGICLGHQILGLAMGGTTYKLKFGHHGCNHPVMDLQTEKIEISSQNHGFCVDVDGLDFLEKTHVNLNDNTLEGFRHREKPILAIQYHPEAGPGPHDSRYFFPRFRDMVRESTGV